In Paenibacillus sp. BIC5C1, a genomic segment contains:
- a CDS encoding WXG100 family type VII secretion target yields the protein MQRIQVHPDQLEEKARLVQQKKQELERMVRELEKSIYMLQSEWSGVTGERFFWDFMQVKEVFPATLGLLDKIQNEFIFIAKNFRTADGSGEVALYIPEELKRNFGVGLLDKSVGETVTGIGQTAEALFYDPFGTVASVAYGLTLGKVVDVGRGIKFAWDAAWGNGTARSDVGQFVDEQKKQVNESGAGYYSGSVMGQVLAYAFVGRALRTVENKHSDLGGGKGKEGDFGSIVRDGNKTKYTNPAGNELTFVDQHPKNIDRDVVNFLKSPDVGKATEAKVADFINKEQQVTAFGQKILKENGEAAGDLDVVTKNAIIEVKASIKAVKEDQFNKFMDKNHELFFNPEQKQVILYIDKPLNNLRSEHSQMLERIEKQGVTVVNSLEELKGVLK from the coding sequence ATGCAACGTATTCAGGTACATCCCGATCAATTGGAGGAAAAAGCCCGACTCGTCCAGCAGAAAAAACAGGAACTGGAGCGTATGGTCAGGGAACTGGAGAAATCCATTTATATGCTGCAATCGGAATGGTCAGGTGTGACAGGAGAGCGGTTCTTCTGGGATTTTATGCAGGTGAAAGAAGTGTTCCCAGCTACACTGGGTCTATTGGATAAAATTCAGAACGAATTTATTTTTATAGCGAAGAATTTCAGAACAGCCGATGGTTCGGGTGAGGTTGCTCTATATATACCTGAAGAACTGAAACGAAATTTCGGTGTTGGACTGCTGGACAAGTCGGTGGGAGAGACCGTAACTGGAATTGGACAGACGGCGGAGGCGCTCTTTTATGATCCATTCGGCACGGTCGCTAGTGTGGCCTATGGGCTGACTTTGGGTAAGGTGGTCGATGTTGGGCGAGGTATTAAGTTTGCATGGGATGCAGCCTGGGGAAACGGAACAGCGAGGTCTGATGTAGGTCAATTTGTGGATGAGCAGAAGAAACAGGTGAATGAGAGTGGGGCCGGGTACTATAGTGGTTCTGTGATGGGTCAGGTGTTGGCCTACGCCTTTGTTGGCAGGGCGCTTCGTACTGTTGAAAATAAGCATAGCGATCTGGGTGGTGGGAAGGGGAAAGAGGGCGATTTTGGTAGTATAGTTAGGGATGGAAACAAAACAAAATATACGAATCCTGCTGGTAATGAGCTGACGTTTGTTGACCAACACCCTAAAAATATTGATCGTGATGTTGTTAACTTTTTGAAAAGTCCAGACGTAGGTAAAGCCACTGAAGCCAAGGTTGCCGACTTTATCAACAAAGAGCAGCAAGTTACAGCATTTGGGCAAAAGATCCTAAAGGAGAATGGCGAAGCGGCGGGTGATCTAGACGTAGTTACCAAAAATGCAATTATTGAGGTGAAGGCTTCAATTAAAGCTGTAAAAGAAGATCAATTCAATAAATTTATGGATAAAAACCACGAGTTATTCTTTAACCCAGAACAAAAGCAGGTAATTCTATATATTGATAAACCGTTAAACAATTTGAGATCAGAACATTCACAAATGTTAGAACGCATTGAAAAGCAAGGTGTAACTGTTGTGAATTCATTGGAAGAATTAAAGGGGGTATTAAAATAA
- a CDS encoding stalk domain-containing protein, with protein MRLANPSDDIAKEKRRPTSRLNHRPNSKSKSSRRFAIAMAAALVASSLLLELTAEPTTHAAPNVQRSASNTSVQSNAVNSEKKLHYTAVEGAYYYTVALRSDGSVWTWGRNLLGELGVSENIRYRHTFSPIRVPELSNVIAISAAGGGINAAVQADGTVWEWGAGKLPSKVESINSAKDVVTGSLTVALLQNGTVWSWQRPTAQGSDSDLVRKPHAISGLKDVIQIGSVGLHGYALKKDGSVWTWNEPDQPGQVQSKPTKIKGVTDISSIKSIDTSLLALDKNGKVWGLDDTGKAFAFDYDFKVKKMDGNSQYILLLTTSGEVYSYGRSVNGKEGKVNHLSGITDISAGYYHSLALSSDGTVWGWGSDKYEEAGAPATSSGGMVYKPVQAKIGTDVYLNGDLFQSMYAAVETPKTVQLPIKAIATAIGAKFEIHQVEGSLNHYTLKYNNRTITIRPNETQYVITSADASEERVIQIPEPINNYSGATTVPFEVLRGLGLNVSWDSERAMLTIDDADKKDSGR; from the coding sequence ATGCGTTTGGCTAACCCATCCGATGACATAGCAAAAGAAAAACGACGTCCCACTTCACGCTTGAATCATAGACCTAATAGTAAAAGTAAATCGTCCCGACGATTCGCCATTGCAATGGCTGCAGCACTAGTTGCGTCCAGCTTGTTGTTGGAGCTGACAGCTGAGCCAACGACTCACGCAGCCCCTAACGTACAGCGTTCCGCCAGTAACACTTCTGTTCAATCGAATGCAGTAAACTCAGAGAAGAAACTCCACTATACCGCTGTAGAGGGAGCTTATTATTACACAGTCGCCTTGAGAAGTGATGGTTCGGTCTGGACCTGGGGCCGCAATTTGTTGGGAGAGCTGGGTGTGAGCGAGAACATTCGATATCGTCATACATTTAGTCCCATCCGCGTACCGGAACTATCTAATGTAATAGCTATTTCAGCCGCCGGTGGTGGAATCAACGCAGCAGTTCAGGCAGATGGAACGGTCTGGGAGTGGGGTGCTGGCAAACTACCAAGCAAAGTCGAAAGCATCAACTCTGCGAAGGATGTAGTGACTGGCTCTTTGACCGTCGCCCTTCTCCAGAACGGGACAGTCTGGTCATGGCAGCGCCCTACCGCTCAAGGAAGCGATTCAGATCTCGTACGTAAACCGCATGCGATCAGCGGACTGAAAGATGTCATCCAGATCGGATCCGTAGGTTTGCATGGATATGCCCTAAAGAAAGATGGCTCCGTATGGACGTGGAACGAGCCTGACCAACCCGGTCAAGTCCAATCCAAACCAACCAAGATAAAAGGTGTAACCGACATATCTTCGATTAAAAGTATAGATACATCCTTGCTTGCACTGGATAAGAACGGGAAAGTCTGGGGTTTGGACGACACAGGGAAAGCATTCGCTTTTGATTACGACTTCAAAGTGAAGAAGATGGATGGAAATTCGCAATATATATTATTACTCACAACATCCGGTGAGGTGTACAGCTACGGAAGGAGCGTGAACGGTAAAGAAGGAAAAGTAAACCATTTATCCGGTATTACCGATATTTCAGCAGGATATTACCATAGTCTTGCCTTATCCTCGGATGGAACCGTCTGGGGCTGGGGAAGTGATAAATACGAGGAAGCGGGTGCACCTGCAACGTCATCTGGAGGAATGGTCTACAAACCCGTTCAAGCCAAGATTGGCACAGATGTATATCTGAACGGTGATCTGTTCCAGTCAATGTATGCCGCTGTTGAAACGCCTAAGACTGTGCAACTGCCAATCAAAGCCATCGCCACAGCAATCGGAGCAAAATTTGAGATTCATCAGGTGGAAGGTAGCCTGAACCACTATACGTTGAAATATAACAATCGGACAATCACAATCCGCCCTAACGAAACACAATATGTTATAACTTCAGCAGATGCATCTGAGGAGCGAGTCATACAGATACCTGAACCCATAAATAATTACTCGGGAGCAACTACAGTGCCTTTTGAGGTATTGCGTGGTTTGGGATTGAACGTATCCTGGGATTCTGAGAGAGCTATGCTGACCATTGACGATGCTGATAAGAAAGATTCAGGACGCTAA
- a CDS encoding VOC family protein codes for MKLERLDHLVLTVENLEATIAFYSNVLGMQAVEFGQGRKALQFGQQKINLHERGKEFEPKAHIPTPGSADLCFLVSTPLEEVIAHLTHQNTKIEEGPVKRTGALGPICSVYIRDPDGNLIELSNALYA; via the coding sequence ATGAAATTAGAACGACTTGATCATCTCGTGTTAACCGTAGAGAATCTGGAAGCAACGATTGCATTTTATTCGAATGTATTAGGCATGCAAGCGGTCGAGTTCGGCCAGGGCCGAAAAGCATTACAATTTGGACAGCAAAAAATCAATCTGCATGAACGGGGCAAAGAGTTTGAACCGAAAGCTCATATCCCCACACCGGGTTCAGCAGATCTTTGTTTTTTGGTCAGCACACCGCTGGAAGAAGTCATTGCACATTTAACACACCAGAACACTAAAATCGAAGAAGGACCAGTCAAGCGGACAGGTGCACTGGGACCAATCTGTTCGGTGTATATACGTGATCCTGACGGTAATCTGATCGAACTATCCAATGCTTTGTATGCATAA
- a CDS encoding DUF4362 domain-containing protein: MKRVLLTLSLALMMLTACEANDPTVDSPVVLNSFPEIIEPHNPEQAEQSGDVVVLLEGMRNKDKWNTFVKNVEKKQQDQVRVTMYTIEGGAIIYELIYDGSVIQSTYDNSRDAYGSKQGITTNTCKGIGTMKSEQGRVFNVLTDCEKEGSTFSIPK; this comes from the coding sequence ATGAAAAGGGTACTGCTCACGCTTTCGTTAGCGTTAATGATGTTAACAGCCTGTGAGGCAAACGATCCGACAGTGGATTCTCCAGTGGTTTTGAATTCATTCCCGGAAATTATTGAGCCACATAACCCTGAGCAAGCGGAGCAAAGCGGAGATGTCGTTGTACTTCTCGAAGGCATGCGGAACAAGGATAAGTGGAATACATTTGTGAAGAATGTGGAGAAGAAGCAGCAGGATCAGGTTCGTGTGACGATGTATACCATCGAAGGTGGGGCCATCATCTATGAATTGATATACGATGGCTCAGTCATTCAATCGACTTATGATAACTCAAGGGATGCCTATGGCTCCAAACAGGGGATCACGACCAACACCTGCAAAGGGATCGGTACGATGAAGAGTGAGCAAGGACGTGTTTTTAACGTGTTAACCGATTGTGAGAAGGAAGGCAGTACCTTTTCTATTCCCAAGTGA
- a CDS encoding glycoside hydrolase family 2 TIM barrel-domain containing protein produces MNQKKLFTDGWQFAKSKLEVTESAGLTFEPVELPHDWLIYNTLELYEDSIGWYRKTFPYTKDDQQLLLCFDGVYMDSSVYVNGQLVGEWKYGYSAFEHEITSALVEGDNEIVVKVVHQSPNSRWYSGAGIYRNVWLKTRDRNYIVTDGTYVSIQQQPEGWQVEVDTELSLNQNAQLVHTIWYKGNQIFSSKADVTAAAGKDTGHEEIQSNTQQLTVDLPKLWSPDEPNLYDLVTELQLATGEQGYETIESVTQRIGFRDIKLDASEGFHLNGVKMKLNGVCEHHDLGALGAAFNLTALRRRFVLLKEMGVNAIRTAHNMPAKEFMELADEMGMLIVSEAFDMWERAKTPYDYARFFPEWAHTDVKSWVKRDRNHASLIMWSIGNEIYDTHADERGQEVTRMLMDYVLEFDPKGNAGVTIGSNYMPWENAQKCADIVKLAGYNYAEKYYDKHHEEHPDWIIYGSETSSVVQSRGIYHFPFEQSILADDDEQCSALGNSTTSWGAKSAEYCILAERDTPYSLGQFLWTGFDYIGEPTPYHTKNSYFGQLDTATFPKDSYYIYQAAWTDYKKSPMVHLFPYWDFSPGQLIDVRVCSNAPKIELQLNGKTIGTYDIDHAKGTQLAGWWKVPYEEGELKAIAYDENGNVIATDVQKSYTDAKKIRLQADREQLQADGTDLIFVEIQVEDEAGNPVQNANNRVQVQVTGAGRLLGLDNGDSTDYDPYKGLSRRLFSGKLMAIIGATNESGTVKIEVTSEGLQSAAAEFESRAVAGAGDRTNGASEAAVAGQEQNVLMSNTERPVLTGRALEIPLRKIEMISEGGQLFDPSKQQMTVKAKLYPENTSYRDIDWAVVNDAGIESNIAKVEANGLEVNVSALGDGEFRLRATSSNGTDKTKLISQLEFKATGLGTAYKDPYGFITGGLYDYTKGDVGNGNERGVATSRDGETHVGFRNIDFGPYGSDTITIPIFALSSEEYFIQIWEGMPDEEGSTLLADVVYDKESRWNVYQEETYHLSKRLSGITSICFVLKQKIHIKGFSFERQSRAFEQNTAASCDHLYGDTFKIEGDHVEGIGNNVSLEFENMDFTTEGTSKLVIYGRSPIDKNTIHIRFAGEDGQSNQLVEFTQSDGYEERVFELEQVKGVQKVTFIFLPGSQFDFGWFRFEK; encoded by the coding sequence ATGAATCAGAAAAAGCTTTTTACGGATGGATGGCAATTTGCGAAAAGTAAGCTGGAAGTTACGGAGTCTGCGGGATTAACGTTTGAACCGGTTGAGCTTCCTCATGATTGGCTGATCTATAATACGCTTGAATTGTATGAGGACAGCATCGGATGGTATCGCAAGACATTCCCATATACGAAGGATGACCAGCAGCTTCTGCTTTGCTTTGACGGGGTGTATATGGATTCTTCCGTATATGTAAACGGTCAGCTTGTTGGAGAGTGGAAATACGGCTATTCGGCTTTTGAGCATGAGATCACGAGTGCTTTGGTGGAAGGTGACAACGAAATTGTAGTCAAAGTTGTGCATCAGAGTCCCAACAGCAGATGGTATTCGGGGGCTGGAATTTATCGCAATGTGTGGCTCAAAACGAGAGATCGGAATTATATCGTCACAGATGGTACCTATGTATCCATTCAGCAGCAGCCAGAAGGTTGGCAGGTTGAGGTGGATACGGAGCTAAGTCTCAATCAGAACGCACAACTTGTGCACACGATTTGGTATAAGGGTAATCAGATCTTTTCCAGCAAAGCGGACGTTACAGCTGCAGCGGGTAAAGACACCGGACATGAAGAGATACAATCCAACACCCAACAGCTGACGGTCGATCTTCCGAAGTTATGGAGCCCGGATGAACCGAATCTGTATGATCTGGTAACGGAACTTCAATTAGCTACAGGTGAGCAGGGCTATGAGACAATCGAGTCCGTCACACAGCGGATTGGCTTCAGGGATATCAAGCTGGATGCGAGCGAAGGATTCCACCTGAATGGGGTCAAGATGAAGCTGAACGGTGTGTGTGAACACCATGATCTCGGTGCGCTTGGGGCTGCTTTTAACCTGACGGCACTGCGCAGAAGATTTGTGCTGTTGAAAGAAATGGGCGTTAACGCCATTCGGACCGCTCATAACATGCCTGCCAAAGAGTTCATGGAACTTGCGGATGAGATGGGTATGCTGATCGTTTCGGAAGCGTTCGATATGTGGGAGAGAGCCAAGACCCCTTACGACTATGCGAGATTTTTCCCGGAATGGGCACATACTGATGTGAAGAGCTGGGTGAAGCGTGACCGTAACCATGCAAGTCTGATCATGTGGAGTATCGGCAACGAAATTTACGATACCCATGCGGATGAGCGGGGCCAAGAAGTAACCCGCATGCTGATGGATTATGTACTGGAATTTGATCCAAAAGGCAATGCAGGTGTGACGATCGGTTCGAACTACATGCCGTGGGAAAACGCACAAAAATGCGCTGATATCGTGAAGCTCGCAGGATATAACTACGCGGAGAAATACTACGACAAGCATCATGAGGAACATCCAGACTGGATTATCTATGGTAGTGAAACCTCGTCTGTGGTGCAGAGCCGTGGGATCTATCACTTCCCGTTTGAGCAATCCATACTGGCAGACGATGATGAGCAGTGCTCGGCTTTGGGCAACAGTACAACAAGCTGGGGCGCAAAGTCAGCAGAATATTGCATTTTGGCAGAACGAGATACGCCGTATTCCTTGGGGCAGTTCCTGTGGACGGGATTCGATTATATTGGAGAACCAACACCGTATCATACGAAGAATTCATATTTTGGACAGCTGGATACAGCAACGTTCCCGAAAGATTCCTACTATATTTACCAAGCAGCCTGGACGGATTATAAGAAAAGTCCGATGGTTCACCTGTTCCCTTACTGGGATTTCAGCCCGGGTCAGCTGATTGATGTACGCGTGTGCAGTAATGCGCCGAAGATTGAATTGCAGCTGAATGGCAAAACAATCGGCACGTATGATATCGACCATGCAAAGGGAACCCAGCTGGCAGGCTGGTGGAAAGTGCCATATGAAGAGGGCGAGCTCAAAGCGATCGCTTATGATGAGAACGGTAACGTAATTGCAACGGATGTGCAAAAATCCTATACAGATGCGAAGAAGATTCGTCTGCAAGCCGATCGGGAGCAGCTGCAAGCAGACGGTACTGATCTGATTTTCGTGGAAATTCAAGTGGAAGATGAAGCAGGCAATCCCGTGCAAAATGCAAACAACCGTGTGCAGGTCCAAGTGACAGGTGCAGGTCGTCTGCTCGGTCTCGATAACGGGGACAGCACGGACTATGATCCATACAAAGGACTGAGCAGAAGGCTATTCAGCGGCAAGCTGATGGCAATCATCGGGGCAACGAACGAATCGGGAACGGTGAAGATCGAGGTGACCTCGGAAGGATTGCAAAGTGCAGCTGCCGAGTTCGAATCACGAGCTGTTGCAGGTGCAGGAGATCGTACCAATGGGGCATCCGAGGCTGCCGTTGCTGGTCAGGAGCAAAACGTACTCATGAGTAATACGGAACGTCCGGTTCTGACGGGACGCGCGTTAGAGATTCCTTTGCGGAAAATCGAAATGATCAGCGAAGGTGGACAGCTATTCGATCCATCGAAACAGCAAATGACGGTGAAAGCCAAGCTGTATCCGGAGAACACATCCTATCGGGATATTGATTGGGCCGTTGTGAACGATGCGGGGATTGAATCCAACATTGCCAAGGTCGAAGCCAATGGCCTGGAGGTCAACGTATCCGCTCTGGGCGATGGGGAATTCCGTCTTCGTGCGACAAGCAGTAACGGTACCGATAAAACGAAACTGATCTCCCAACTGGAGTTCAAAGCAACGGGTCTGGGCACGGCTTACAAAGATCCGTACGGCTTCATTACGGGCGGGCTGTACGATTACACCAAAGGGGATGTCGGTAACGGCAATGAACGCGGGGTAGCGACAAGCCGTGATGGGGAGACACATGTGGGCTTCCGCAATATCGACTTCGGGCCATACGGCTCCGACACGATTACGATTCCAATCTTTGCGTTGTCCAGTGAAGAGTACTTCATTCAGATCTGGGAAGGTATGCCGGATGAAGAGGGAAGTACACTGCTGGCAGATGTGGTGTATGACAAAGAATCCAGATGGAATGTATATCAGGAAGAGACGTATCATCTGTCCAAGCGGCTGAGCGGGATTACGTCGATCTGTTTTGTACTGAAGCAGAAGATTCATATCAAAGGCTTCTCATTCGAGCGCCAAAGCCGCGCATTTGAGCAGAATACGGCTGCATCATGCGATCATCTCTACGGGGATACGTTCAAGATCGAGGGTGATCATGTCGAGGGGATCGGAAACAATGTGTCGCTGGAGTTTGAAAATATGGACTTCACAACAGAAGGCACGTCCAAGCTTGTGATCTATGGACGTTCGCCGATTGATAAAAACACGATTCATATCCGCTTTGCAGGTGAGGACGGACAGAGCAATCAACTGGTGGAGTTCACACAGTCCGATGGATATGAGGAACGCGTGTTTGAGCTTGAGCAGGTGAAAGGTGTGCAGAAGGTGACCTTTATTTTCCTGCCGGGTAGTCAGTTTGACTTTGGCTGGTTCCGGTTCGAGAAGTAA
- a CDS encoding epoxide hydrolase, with amino-acid sequence MTVERFHIHVSDEILDDLQYRLHHIRWPDQLVDSGWERGTDLSYLKSLVSYWRDHYDWRAQESRLNQFSQFRCQLDGVDVHFVHERGKGPNPLPIILTHGWPDSYLRYQKIIPLLTDPASYGGNPEDSFDVIVPSLPGFGFSSRPDQPGFNNSRVSQMWAKLMTKELGYNKFAAAGGDIGSGVTRYLASNNPELLVGIHLTDIGIIRDLLSSQDEAERSEEEREYKKNASTWISQEGGYMSIQSTKPQTLAYGLSDSPVGLAAWIIEKFRAWSDCKGDLNQLFSKDELLTHIMIYWVTNTIGSSTRMYYENSHSLPPLGRIEVPTGIAIFPADIVLPPKSWAMQNLNVTRWTSMPSGGHFTALEEPELLADDIRAFYRPIRAMNN; translated from the coding sequence TTGGACGATTTGCAATATCGGCTGCATCACATCCGTTGGCCAGATCAATTGGTAGACTCCGGCTGGGAGCGAGGAACTGATCTCAGTTATTTAAAATCACTTGTCTCTTATTGGAGAGATCATTATGACTGGCGAGCACAAGAGTCCAGGTTGAATCAATTTTCCCAGTTTCGTTGCCAGTTGGATGGGGTGGATGTGCACTTCGTACATGAGCGTGGTAAAGGGCCTAACCCTCTGCCGATTATTCTTACCCATGGATGGCCCGATAGCTACCTTCGTTATCAAAAGATTATCCCTCTCCTGACCGATCCTGCGAGTTATGGAGGTAATCCGGAGGATTCTTTTGATGTCATTGTGCCTTCACTGCCTGGATTCGGATTCTCTAGTCGCCCTGACCAACCTGGCTTCAACAATTCTCGTGTCTCCCAGATGTGGGCCAAACTAATGACCAAAGAATTAGGCTACAACAAATTCGCTGCTGCTGGTGGAGATATTGGCTCTGGCGTTACACGTTATCTGGCATCGAATAATCCTGAACTTCTAGTTGGAATCCACTTAACGGATATTGGTATCATAAGAGATCTTTTATCTTCCCAGGATGAGGCAGAACGCTCAGAGGAAGAACGAGAGTACAAGAAAAATGCTTCAACATGGATTTCACAAGAAGGGGGTTATATGTCCATTCAATCAACCAAACCTCAGACACTTGCGTACGGACTTTCCGATTCGCCGGTAGGTTTGGCCGCTTGGATCATTGAGAAATTTCGTGCATGGAGCGACTGTAAAGGTGACCTCAATCAACTATTTAGCAAGGATGAGTTGCTGACTCATATTATGATCTATTGGGTTACGAATACCATAGGATCATCCACACGTATGTACTACGAAAATTCGCATTCCTTGCCACCACTGGGCCGTATAGAAGTTCCGACAGGCATTGCTATATTTCCTGCGGATATCGTGCTGCCGCCCAAGTCTTGGGCGATGCAAAACCTGAACGTAACGCGCTGGACCTCCATGCCTAGTGGAGGGCATTTTACGGCTTTGGAAGAACCGGAGTTGCTGGCGGATGATATTCGGGCATTCTACAGACCGATTCGAGCAATGAACAATTAA